In one Natronosalvus amylolyticus genomic region, the following are encoded:
- a CDS encoding CBS domain-containing protein: protein MTLTAMATTDVVTAKPDTTIHDLLEQMDQNDVGSVVITDGTEPVGIVTDRMIAMGLKDGGAVDDMHASDLMTEQLHTLEDDTTHFEALEMMSSEGIRRLPIVDHDGALAGIITLDDMLMVMAAELSNASDVVAQQTRAT from the coding sequence ATGACACTCACAGCAATGGCCACGACCGACGTCGTCACCGCAAAACCCGACACAACTATCCACGACTTGCTCGAGCAGATGGACCAAAATGACGTGGGCAGCGTCGTTATCACCGACGGAACCGAGCCAGTCGGTATCGTGACCGACCGAATGATCGCGATGGGGCTCAAAGATGGCGGGGCCGTCGACGACATGCACGCGAGCGACCTGATGACCGAGCAGTTACACACACTCGAGGACGATACGACGCACTTCGAAGCGCTCGAGATGATGAGCAGCGAGGGGATTCGTCGACTTCCGATCGTCGATCACGACGGGGCGTTGGCCGGCATCATCACCCTCGACGACATGCTGATGGTGATGGCCGCAGAGTTGAGCAACGCTTCTGACGTGGTCGCCCAGCAGACCCGGGCGACCTGA
- a CDS encoding CBS domain-containing protein codes for MNVADAMTPRDDVVSVSLPGTRTDVLEYLQEKSFSSVPVVQHEDGKAEYRGLVTRESLIEQPDEDQLVMLMADVPTTTAETSLQDVAKVMVEEDARRIPVVDGEFEGIVTVTDVVNAIATGDEATDAEVGAYATRNVNTTYEGVPLPVAERELNYANVPYAVVLGDDGRMSGMLTEVDIIDVARIVEGEEETGNNFPDQDADYSWEGIKAVGSRALPTRDIELPVGPVSEFMTDDVVTVSARKPVEKAAQLLVTNDIEQIPMMTGNDLTGIVRDIDLLRALYE; via the coding sequence ATGAACGTAGCCGATGCGATGACCCCGCGCGACGACGTGGTGAGCGTGTCGTTGCCGGGAACGCGGACTGACGTGCTCGAGTACCTCCAGGAAAAATCGTTTTCCTCGGTGCCAGTCGTCCAACACGAGGACGGCAAAGCCGAATACCGGGGGCTGGTCACTCGAGAGTCGTTGATCGAACAGCCGGACGAAGACCAGTTGGTCATGCTGATGGCCGACGTACCGACGACGACGGCTGAAACCAGTCTTCAGGACGTTGCGAAGGTGATGGTCGAAGAGGACGCCCGACGGATTCCCGTCGTCGACGGCGAGTTCGAAGGCATCGTGACGGTCACCGACGTCGTCAACGCCATCGCCACCGGCGACGAGGCGACCGACGCCGAGGTTGGCGCGTACGCGACGCGAAACGTAAACACGACCTACGAAGGCGTGCCCCTCCCGGTCGCCGAACGCGAACTCAACTACGCCAACGTCCCCTACGCGGTCGTCCTCGGCGACGACGGCCGGATGAGCGGGATGCTCACCGAGGTCGATATCATCGACGTCGCCCGAATCGTCGAAGGTGAAGAGGAGACGGGCAACAACTTCCCGGACCAGGACGCCGATTACTCCTGGGAAGGCATCAAAGCCGTGGGCAGCCGTGCACTGCCCACTCGAGACATCGAACTCCCCGTTGGCCCCGTCAGCGAATTTATGACCGACGACGTGGTGACCGTCTCGGCTCGAAAGCCGGTCGAAAAGGCTGCCCAGTTGCTCGTCACCAACGACATCGAACAGATTCCGATGATGACCGGCAACGACCTCACTGGAATCGTTCGGGACATCGACTTGCTTCGCGCCCTGTACGAGTAA
- a CDS encoding diacylglycerol/polyprenol kinase family protein, producing MADELKRRVVHSSGAGLVALYLLASYFDLGLTWPRFQALMVVLAAGAIGLEVLRLKVGLEWWIYEKLTREYEQNQFAGYGYYMVSMTVAVLVFPEPLALAGMLMLAIGDPLSGLVSDNTLRRVKHPKTLATMFVTSTLLALPFFLERPHVAVAAAIGATIADGIKVQIGDFIVDDNLTIPLYAGVLGYLALEFVPL from the coding sequence ATGGCTGACGAACTCAAGCGACGGGTCGTCCACTCGAGCGGGGCCGGACTGGTCGCGCTCTACCTGCTGGCCAGTTATTTCGATCTGGGGCTGACGTGGCCCCGATTTCAGGCCCTCATGGTCGTGCTCGCAGCGGGTGCAATCGGTCTCGAGGTCCTGCGACTCAAAGTCGGTCTCGAGTGGTGGATTTACGAGAAGCTAACCCGCGAGTACGAGCAGAACCAGTTCGCCGGCTACGGCTATTACATGGTGAGTATGACCGTCGCAGTTCTCGTCTTTCCAGAACCGCTGGCACTCGCCGGGATGTTGATGCTCGCCATTGGCGATCCCCTCAGTGGCCTCGTCTCCGATAACACCCTCAGGCGAGTGAAACACCCGAAGACGCTCGCGACGATGTTCGTCACCAGTACGCTGTTAGCGCTGCCCTTCTTCCTCGAGCGCCCGCACGTCGCGGTCGCCGCAGCGATCGGCGCGACCATCGCCGACGGCATTAAAGTACAGATCGGCGATTTCATCGTCGATGACAACCTGACGATTCCCCTTTACGCCGGTGTACTCGGGTATCTGGCACTCGAGTTTGTCCCGCTGTGA
- a CDS encoding GNAT family N-acetyltransferase, whose translation MPVSRVSTAASSGQTIFRSRIDADHTTEILREMPGPTFITTDRLELRPPEESDIPFLQEGVNHPEVRKYISAFEGPYDEQRYRDELRARENDGDGTTLLAVPTTGEFADEPVGAVSLAPLIQRDGYANFGVWFHPKAWGNGYALEASAHLLEHAFRERRLHRVSATAMCPNEASQRLCERLGFVHEGTAREAQFADGAYVDVERYGLLRREWDGPANVLERSG comes from the coding sequence GTGCCTGTCTCGCGTGTTTCGACAGCCGCCTCGAGCGGCCAGACTATCTTTCGTTCCCGTATCGACGCCGACCACACCACTGAAATCCTACGAGAGATGCCAGGACCGACGTTCATCACGACCGACCGACTCGAGTTGCGACCGCCCGAAGAATCGGACATTCCCTTTCTCCAGGAGGGCGTGAACCATCCCGAGGTGCGCAAGTACATCAGCGCGTTCGAGGGACCATACGACGAGCAACGCTACCGAGACGAACTCCGGGCGCGCGAAAACGACGGCGACGGCACGACGCTCCTCGCCGTACCCACGACAGGCGAGTTCGCAGACGAACCCGTCGGCGCCGTCTCGCTCGCCCCACTCATCCAGCGCGACGGCTACGCCAACTTCGGCGTCTGGTTCCACCCGAAAGCCTGGGGCAACGGCTACGCCCTCGAGGCGAGCGCACACCTCCTCGAACACGCCTTTCGAGAGCGACGACTCCATCGCGTCTCGGCGACCGCAATGTGCCCGAACGAGGCGTCCCAGCGACTCTGTGAACGACTGGGGTTCGTCCACGAAGGCACCGCACGGGAGGCCCAGTTCGCCGACGGCGCGTACGTCGACGTCGAGCGCTACGGGTTGCTCCGCCGCGAGTGGGACGGCCCCGCAAACGTGCTCGAGCGCTCTGGCTAA
- the glyS gene encoding glycine--tRNA ligase, with product MSEQAISQKLTELAKRRGYFFQSSSAYGGVGGFYTFGPQGAALKGNLEDAWRERFAVGEGNMEIDAPTIMPEPVFESSGHLDTFDDMLIECPECGESHRADHIVEDNTEYEDAESLPIQEVEEIVAEYELVCPSCGGGLAGQAIDEFNLMFATNIGPGDAQPGYLRPETAQGIFVEFPRLKEYARNTLPFGVTQIGRAYRNEISPRRSIIRTREFTQAELEYFVDPEDDGPDLSSVEDVSVRLYAASEQQADDGSIRETTIGEAVADGTIADPWVGYFLGVSQEWYASVGVDMDRFRFRQHLAGERAHYASDCWDAESEIDGNWIEIAGFAHRGDYDLSKHAEGSGDRFTVFRQYDDPQTVERATVDPDMSYLGPEFGGDAGAVVDALEDRAVSDREAFEGEHVEIELAGESHEIPVEKTGFSVDEETIAGEHIIPHVIEPSFGVDRLLYTVLHHAYAEDEVAGEERTYLELEPEVAPTFVGVFPLQSDDDLEATAREIATEVRAAGLSVTYDDSGNIGRRYRRQDEVGTPFCVTVDYESLEDGTVTVRERDSTAQKRLPIDDLAETLAALRAGDVAFEALEG from the coding sequence ATGAGTGAACAGGCCATCAGCCAGAAGCTAACCGAACTCGCCAAACGGCGCGGGTATTTCTTCCAGTCTTCGAGCGCCTACGGCGGCGTCGGCGGCTTCTACACGTTCGGTCCCCAGGGTGCCGCTTTGAAAGGCAACCTCGAGGACGCCTGGCGCGAACGCTTCGCCGTCGGCGAGGGCAATATGGAGATCGACGCGCCGACGATCATGCCCGAACCCGTGTTCGAATCATCGGGCCACCTCGACACCTTCGACGACATGCTCATCGAGTGCCCCGAGTGTGGCGAGAGCCACCGGGCCGATCACATCGTCGAGGACAACACCGAGTACGAGGACGCAGAGAGTCTCCCGATTCAGGAAGTCGAAGAGATCGTCGCCGAGTACGAACTCGTCTGTCCGTCCTGTGGTGGCGGCCTGGCCGGCCAGGCCATCGACGAGTTCAACCTGATGTTCGCGACGAACATCGGCCCCGGTGACGCCCAACCCGGCTATCTCCGCCCGGAGACCGCACAGGGTATCTTCGTCGAGTTCCCCCGACTCAAAGAGTACGCCCGCAACACGCTTCCCTTCGGCGTCACCCAGATCGGTCGCGCCTATCGCAACGAGATCAGCCCGCGTCGGTCGATCATCCGAACCCGCGAGTTCACGCAGGCCGAACTCGAGTACTTCGTCGACCCCGAAGACGACGGCCCCGACCTCTCGAGCGTCGAGGACGTGTCCGTCCGCCTGTACGCAGCCAGCGAACAGCAAGCCGACGATGGCTCGATTCGCGAAACCACCATCGGCGAGGCCGTCGCAGACGGCACCATCGCCGACCCGTGGGTTGGCTACTTCCTCGGTGTGTCCCAGGAGTGGTACGCCTCTGTCGGCGTCGACATGGACCGATTCCGGTTCCGACAGCACCTGGCCGGTGAGCGCGCTCACTACGCGAGCGACTGCTGGGACGCCGAGAGTGAAATCGACGGCAACTGGATCGAAATCGCTGGCTTCGCCCACCGTGGCGACTACGACCTCTCGAAACACGCCGAGGGCTCTGGCGACCGGTTCACCGTCTTCCGCCAGTACGACGACCCACAGACGGTCGAACGAGCGACCGTCGACCCCGACATGAGCTATCTCGGTCCCGAGTTCGGTGGCGACGCCGGTGCCGTCGTCGACGCACTCGAGGATCGTGCTGTGAGCGACCGCGAGGCGTTCGAAGGCGAACACGTCGAAATCGAACTCGCAGGCGAGTCCCACGAGATTCCGGTCGAGAAAACCGGCTTTTCGGTCGACGAGGAGACCATCGCGGGCGAGCATATCATCCCTCACGTCATCGAACCTTCCTTCGGTGTCGACCGACTGCTTTACACCGTCTTGCACCACGCCTACGCCGAAGACGAAGTCGCCGGCGAGGAACGAACCTACCTCGAACTCGAGCCAGAAGTCGCCCCGACGTTCGTCGGCGTCTTCCCGCTCCAGAGTGACGACGACCTCGAGGCGACCGCTCGAGAGATCGCGACCGAGGTGCGAGCGGCAGGCCTCTCGGTCACCTACGACGACTCGGGCAACATCGGTCGACGCTACCGCCGCCAGGACGAGGTCGGCACCCCATTCTGTGTCACCGTCGACTACGAGAGCCTCGAGGACGGCACCGTCACCGTCCGCGAGCGGGATTCGACGGCCCAGAAACGCCTGCCGATAGACGATCTGGCCGAAACGCTGGCAGCCCTGCGAGCCGGCGACGTTGCGTTCGAGGCACTCGAGGGCTGA
- a CDS encoding DUF7556 family protein, whose protein sequence is MVTDHTRQSTVSPETVLSSIDSDGRRDEYVIADISADGAWLSMGADDAPTLTAWR, encoded by the coding sequence ATGGTGACGGATCACACCCGCCAATCGACTGTCTCTCCGGAGACGGTCCTCAGTTCGATCGACTCGGATGGTCGCCGTGACGAGTACGTCATCGCGGACATCTCCGCGGACGGTGCCTGGCTCTCGATGGGAGCCGACGACGCACCGACACTTACCGCCTGGCGATAA
- a CDS encoding DNA polymerase II large subunit — protein MRRVDEQYFERLETGLEDALEVAETAKSRGSDPKPEVEIPVAKDMADRVENILGIEGVAERVRELEQEMSREEAALALAEDFAEGRVGDYETKAGKVEGAVRTAVALLTEGVVAAPIEGIDKVEILSNDDGTEFVNVYYAGPIRSAGGTAQALSVLVADYTRALVGLETYDARSEEIERYAEEIALYDKETGLQYSPKDKETKFIAKHLPIMLDGEATGDEEVSGFRDLERVDTNSARGGMCLVMAEGIALKAPKIQRYTSQLDEIDWPWLQDLIDGTYYDAADSDGSESSDDPGGDDAAEDAETEDDHEGSDDDDSSDIDSDSSDPDHEMGDEVSGPPRVEPATKFLRDLIAGRPVFSHPSAKGGLRLRYGRARNHGFATGGIHPATMHIVDDFLATGTQIKTERPGKAHGIIPVDSIEGPTVRLANGDVRRIDDVEEALEVRNGVEKILDAGEYLVNYGEFVENNHPLAPASYVFEWWIQDLDDAGADVQALEDDPRIDLEDPSAEEALEWATDYDAPLHPKYTYQWHDLSVEAFSTLATAVTEGTVEDDGDTLVLEHTPATRRALEAIVIQHRQREDRLEVDDWLPFARTLGVTSDLERLWATDDLSQRARTWGVEEAGDNAVEAANEVAPFSIRERAPTRVGCRMGRPEKSERRDLSPPVHTLFPISEAGGAQRNVADAGKYAETMSDTPGVVEVQVGRQRCESCGEETYKNRCPECNERTVPDYRCPDCETQIEPDEAGRVECGHCEVEATCVEYTEIDINEAYRDALEAVGERENAFEILKGVKGLTSTNKIPEPMEKGVLRAKHDVSSFKDGTVRYDMTDLPVTSVRASELDVTVGQLEALGYEEDIHGEPLTHEDQLVELKVQDIVLSDGAAQHMMQTAAFIDDLLEQYYGLERYYELEDRQDLVGELVFGMAPHTSAATVGRVIGFTSAAVGYAHPFFHAAKRRNCFHPETKIWLHDENEGWCHESLETIVEEQLTDPETDDVGTLVQSVEGLSVPSVTVDGTTSDCRVEAVSKHSAPDHLVRVETRSGRTLTVTPGHTFRRWTPSGMEAIEASSLSAGDELPAPKSIDFEGTTRSIDLLEAILDADGLPNESLVIRNLGSNRIKELLDDATSADAYLKPVAERLDCSQSTVYNWVTRDSVPVDSLLSLFDRSELLKRIPDAVKIGVKRDTATVSRHFEIDEAVGTLLGYYAAEGFTRREEGSFYQTTICIPDQVARSEIIDVFDDALSVDAFEENEWKVTVSSRLVSTLFTDVLRVGSSAEEKRIPRCIMESPSPVLRAFLAAYFSGDGSASSDRIEIRAHTVSDELASDLVAALKRFGIAAKRYSETRRPSSGAVADFYREKGEMPEFDSEILKITSENAARFAKKIGFHLNRKQNSIDAALEAIDLRTQRLFADGGEIWLDEVVDVEFVESDIDHTYCLTVDETNTLVANDLFVGQCDGDEDCVMLLMDGLLNFSITFLPDQRGGRMDAPLVMSSRIDPSEIDDEAHNMDVSSRYPREFFEATLEQADPGAVEDIVEIAEDTLGTDEEYTGFEHTHDTTDIAMGPDLSAYKTLGSMMDKMDAQLELARKLEAVDETDVAERVIEYHFLPDLIGNLRAFSRQETRCLDCGEKFRRMPLTESCRECGGRVNLTVHQGSVNKYMQTAINVAEEYGCRDYTKQRLEVLEKSLESIFENDKNKQSGIADFM, from the coding sequence ATGCGTCGGGTAGACGAACAATACTTCGAACGACTCGAAACCGGCCTCGAGGACGCACTCGAGGTCGCCGAAACGGCCAAATCTCGCGGCAGCGACCCGAAACCGGAAGTCGAGATTCCAGTCGCCAAGGACATGGCCGACCGTGTCGAGAACATTCTGGGTATCGAAGGGGTCGCCGAACGGGTCCGTGAACTCGAACAGGAGATGTCTCGAGAAGAAGCCGCTCTCGCGCTCGCAGAGGACTTCGCGGAGGGGCGCGTCGGGGATTACGAGACGAAAGCTGGCAAGGTCGAAGGGGCCGTCCGGACGGCCGTCGCGCTGCTGACTGAGGGGGTCGTCGCGGCTCCCATCGAGGGCATCGACAAGGTTGAAATCCTCTCGAACGACGACGGCACCGAGTTCGTCAACGTCTACTACGCCGGACCGATTCGCTCGGCGGGTGGGACGGCACAGGCACTTTCGGTACTGGTCGCCGACTACACCCGTGCGCTCGTGGGCCTCGAGACCTACGACGCCCGGAGCGAGGAGATCGAACGTTACGCCGAAGAGATCGCCCTCTACGACAAAGAGACCGGGTTACAGTACTCCCCGAAGGACAAGGAGACCAAATTCATCGCCAAACATCTCCCCATCATGCTCGACGGGGAAGCAACCGGCGATGAGGAAGTATCGGGCTTTCGTGACCTCGAGCGCGTCGACACCAACTCCGCCCGTGGCGGGATGTGTCTGGTGATGGCTGAGGGGATCGCGCTCAAAGCGCCCAAGATTCAGCGATACACCTCACAGCTCGACGAAATCGACTGGCCCTGGCTGCAGGACCTCATCGACGGGACGTACTACGACGCCGCCGACAGCGATGGCTCGGAATCGAGCGACGACCCCGGAGGTGACGACGCAGCCGAAGACGCTGAAACCGAAGACGACCACGAAGGAAGTGACGACGATGATTCGAGCGATATCGATTCCGACTCGAGCGACCCCGACCACGAGATGGGCGATGAAGTATCGGGGCCACCCCGGGTCGAACCGGCGACGAAGTTCCTCCGGGACCTGATCGCTGGTCGTCCGGTGTTCTCACATCCCTCCGCCAAAGGCGGTCTTCGACTCCGATACGGCCGCGCCCGTAATCACGGATTCGCGACGGGTGGCATCCACCCCGCGACGATGCACATCGTCGACGACTTCCTCGCGACGGGCACCCAGATCAAAACCGAACGTCCTGGCAAGGCCCACGGAATAATCCCCGTCGACAGCATCGAAGGCCCCACCGTTCGGCTTGCCAACGGCGACGTTCGCCGTATCGACGACGTCGAAGAGGCCCTCGAGGTCCGAAACGGGGTCGAAAAGATCCTCGACGCCGGCGAGTATCTCGTTAACTACGGCGAGTTCGTCGAGAACAATCACCCACTCGCCCCGGCGTCGTACGTCTTCGAGTGGTGGATTCAGGACCTCGATGACGCCGGTGCGGACGTCCAGGCCCTCGAGGACGACCCACGAATTGACCTCGAAGACCCGAGCGCTGAGGAGGCCCTCGAGTGGGCAACGGACTACGACGCGCCGTTACACCCGAAATACACCTACCAGTGGCACGACCTCTCCGTCGAGGCGTTTTCGACTCTCGCAACCGCGGTCACCGAGGGCACCGTCGAAGACGACGGCGACACGCTCGTCCTCGAGCACACCCCTGCCACCCGACGGGCGCTCGAGGCGATCGTCATCCAACACCGACAGCGCGAGGACCGACTCGAGGTCGACGACTGGCTCCCCTTCGCTCGCACGTTAGGGGTGACGAGCGACCTCGAGCGACTCTGGGCGACCGACGACCTCAGTCAGCGAGCGCGGACCTGGGGCGTCGAGGAAGCTGGCGACAACGCTGTCGAGGCCGCAAACGAAGTTGCTCCGTTCTCGATTCGCGAACGCGCCCCAACCAGAGTCGGCTGTCGAATGGGTCGTCCCGAAAAGTCCGAACGCCGGGACCTGAGCCCACCCGTCCACACGCTATTTCCCATCAGTGAAGCCGGCGGTGCCCAACGCAACGTCGCCGACGCGGGCAAATACGCCGAGACGATGTCGGATACGCCCGGTGTTGTCGAGGTCCAGGTCGGTCGCCAACGCTGTGAATCCTGTGGCGAGGAAACCTACAAGAACCGCTGTCCGGAGTGCAACGAACGGACCGTACCGGACTATCGGTGTCCCGACTGTGAGACCCAGATCGAACCGGACGAAGCCGGTCGCGTCGAGTGTGGCCACTGTGAGGTCGAAGCAACCTGCGTCGAGTACACCGAAATCGACATCAACGAGGCCTATCGCGACGCCCTCGAGGCCGTTGGCGAGCGGGAGAACGCCTTCGAAATCCTCAAAGGCGTCAAGGGGCTGACTTCGACGAACAAGATTCCTGAACCGATGGAGAAAGGGGTCCTCCGGGCGAAACACGACGTCTCGAGTTTCAAAGACGGAACCGTTCGCTACGACATGACGGACCTTCCGGTGACGTCAGTTCGGGCCAGCGAACTCGACGTCACGGTCGGCCAACTCGAAGCGCTCGGCTACGAGGAAGATATCCACGGCGAACCGCTCACCCACGAGGACCAGCTGGTCGAACTCAAAGTCCAGGACATCGTTCTCTCCGATGGTGCAGCCCAGCACATGATGCAAACCGCCGCGTTCATCGACGACCTGCTCGAGCAGTACTACGGTCTCGAGCGATACTACGAACTCGAGGATAGACAGGACCTCGTCGGCGAACTGGTGTTCGGGATGGCACCGCACACCTCGGCAGCAACTGTCGGAAGAGTGATTGGTTTCACGAGCGCTGCGGTTGGATATGCGCATCCGTTCTTTCACGCCGCGAAACGAAGGAATTGCTTTCATCCGGAGACTAAAATCTGGCTTCACGACGAGAACGAGGGGTGGTGCCATGAGTCGCTCGAAACGATCGTCGAAGAGCAGCTGACGGATCCTGAAACGGACGATGTCGGGACGCTCGTTCAATCCGTCGAGGGACTCTCAGTTCCTTCTGTGACCGTCGACGGAACGACCAGCGACTGTCGTGTTGAAGCAGTTTCGAAACATTCGGCGCCCGATCACCTTGTCCGGGTGGAAACGCGAAGCGGTCGAACGCTGACGGTGACTCCTGGACATACCTTCCGTCGGTGGACACCGTCCGGTATGGAAGCGATCGAAGCTAGCTCACTCTCTGCGGGTGACGAACTCCCTGCGCCGAAATCTATCGATTTCGAGGGAACTACGAGATCGATCGATCTGCTGGAAGCGATTCTCGATGCGGACGGACTTCCGAACGAGTCTCTCGTTATCCGTAATCTCGGCTCCAATCGGATCAAAGAGTTACTCGACGACGCGACATCGGCGGACGCGTATCTCAAACCCGTCGCGGAACGACTGGACTGCTCTCAATCGACTGTCTACAATTGGGTAACTCGGGACAGTGTCCCAGTCGATTCACTTTTATCGCTGTTCGACAGATCGGAGCTACTCAAGCGCATCCCGGACGCCGTGAAAATCGGTGTGAAACGGGACACAGCGACTGTATCACGCCACTTTGAAATTGATGAGGCTGTCGGCACTCTTCTCGGCTACTACGCAGCAGAAGGGTTCACCCGACGAGAAGAGGGGTCATTCTATCAAACGACGATCTGTATCCCCGACCAGGTGGCCCGAAGCGAAATTATCGATGTGTTCGATGATGCGTTGTCGGTCGATGCGTTCGAAGAGAATGAATGGAAGGTCACGGTATCGAGTCGGCTCGTTTCGACGCTCTTCACCGACGTACTGAGGGTGGGTTCCTCAGCAGAAGAGAAACGGATTCCTCGCTGCATCATGGAGAGTCCGAGCCCAGTACTTCGCGCGTTCCTCGCCGCGTATTTCAGTGGTGATGGGAGCGCGTCGAGTGATCGTATCGAGATTCGTGCGCACACGGTAAGCGACGAACTCGCGTCAGATCTCGTGGCGGCCCTCAAACGATTCGGTATCGCAGCGAAACGGTACAGCGAAACACGTCGGCCTTCGAGTGGAGCGGTCGCCGATTTCTATCGCGAGAAAGGCGAGATGCCGGAATTCGACTCGGAAATCCTCAAGATCACCTCCGAGAACGCGGCTCGATTCGCTAAAAAAATCGGGTTCCACTTGAACCGAAAACAAAATTCGATTGACGCCGCGCTCGAGGCCATCGACTTGCGTACCCAGCGATTGTTCGCAGACGGCGGTGAGATCTGGCTCGACGAGGTAGTCGACGTTGAATTCGTAGAGAGCGACATCGACCACACGTACTGTCTTACCGTTGATGAGACGAATACGCTCGTCGCAAACGACCTGTTCGTGGGTCAATGCGACGGTGACGAAGACTGTGTGATGCTTCTCATGGACGGGTTATTGAACTTTAGTATAACATTCTTGCCAGACCAGCGAGGCGGTCGTATGGACGCCCCTCTCGTGATGTCCTCGAGGATCGACCCCTCCGAAATCGACGACGAGGCACACAATATGGACGTTTCGTCGCGATACCCGCGCGAGTTTTTCGAGGCGACCCTCGAGCAAGCCGACCCGGGTGCGGTCGAGGATATCGTCGAAATCGCCGAAGACACCCTCGGCACTGACGAGGAGTACACCGGCTTCGAACACACCCACGACACCACGGACATCGCGATGGGCCCGGATCTCTCGGCGTACAAGACGCTTGGCTCGATGATGGACAAGATGGACGCCCAGCTCGAGCTCGCGCGCAAACTCGAGGCCGTCGACGAGACTGACGTCGCCGAACGGGTGATCGAGTACCACTTCTTGCCCGACCTTATCGGCAACCTGCGGGCGTTTTCGCGCCAGGAGACCCGGTGTCTCGACTGTGGGGAGAAGTTCCGGCGGATGCCACTAACTGAATCTTGTCGGGAGTGTGGCGGCCGGGTCAACCTGACGGTCCACCAGGGGTCGGTGAACAAGTACATGCAGACGGCGATCAACGTCGCCGAAGAGTACGGTTGTCGGGACTACACGAAACAGCGACTCGAGGTGCTCGAGAAGTCCCTCGAGAGCATTTTCGAGAACGACAAGAACAAACAGAGCGGGATCGCGGATTTCATGTAG
- a CDS encoding PPC domain-containing DNA-binding protein → MNYRAVESTGEYVARLETGADWREELEALATAVEADAAWFSALGAVQDAEVWFYDQETLEYEPVTFDEPLEVASCVGNVSLLDGERFAHTHAVLSRRDGTSLAGHLNAATVFAGEVYMRTFEESLERAHDETTDLDLWL, encoded by the coding sequence ATGAACTATCGTGCCGTCGAATCGACGGGGGAGTACGTCGCTCGGCTCGAGACGGGAGCCGACTGGCGCGAGGAACTCGAGGCGCTCGCGACCGCTGTCGAGGCCGACGCGGCCTGGTTTAGCGCCCTCGGTGCCGTTCAGGACGCCGAAGTCTGGTTTTACGACCAGGAGACCCTCGAGTACGAACCGGTCACGTTCGACGAACCGCTCGAGGTGGCGAGCTGTGTGGGCAACGTTTCGCTGCTGGACGGTGAGCGCTTTGCTCACACCCACGCCGTCCTCTCGCGACGGGACGGGACGTCCCTCGCGGGCCATCTGAACGCCGCGACGGTCTTCGCGGGCGAGGTTTACATGCGAACGTTCGAGGAATCGCTCGAGCGGGCACACGACGAGACGACCGACCTCGACCTCTGGCTCTAA